A segment of the Haemorhous mexicanus isolate bHaeMex1 chromosome 3, bHaeMex1.pri, whole genome shotgun sequence genome:
TTGTCACAgtttcctctctcctgctttGCAGGGGAGATGCTGGAAGGGCCATCCTGGTGCTGTCGAGGCAGTAATGGAGCAGATTCCAAACCTGGAATGTGTGGACGCAACCATGCCGAGTGCTCTCCTCCACCTGGATGTTTCTGAAGGAGATTTTGGTGAGTAGAGTTGGTGGGAGAGCTGCCCACCCCCTTCTGAGTGCACTCCACCttcccaccagccctgctcccttAAATCCAAAGCCCTTTGGAGCCATCTCCAAATGGAGTGGGGTGTCCTGCAAGCTGACAGTTTGCAATTAATTCCCAGCACAATGAGAGCTCTAAAGCACTTTGCTGAGGGACCTGGGTCTGTGCCaaagcctttcccagctcctgacaCCCAGGGAATAGAGTTGTTGGTATTCCCAGAGGGAATGTGTGGAGGTGAGAGAGAGTGCTACAGCGCCTGTGCCTCTGAAATGGTGGATTGGGATGGATGTACGAGAGCCTGGCTGATCAGATATCTAGGAATCCAGGGCTGCCAGCAACCTGAGCTGCCTGAGTGGCCCAGGGTCAGCCTGCTGACCTCCAGAGGCCCTGCCAGCAACCCTCACATTCCTGCTCCATGCTGGGAGCACCAGGAATGACGGACAGCCCTGCCCAacaccctgccagggaaaagAGCTCCCGTACCAGTTCACGCACTTCCCGCACGGCTCCACTcgctcctctgctcctgcatggatgaattcctgctgcctctgtgggctctggggctggggagagtccagctgtgctgctgggtgatCCTGGGGAGCGTTCCCGCTGCAGGCATTCTGTGAGGCACTGCAGGATGTCCCTGTTGGTTCCATGGATAacccagagctgtgtgacaAGGTAGTGTGCCTTGGCTGACCAGTACCACACCATGCCTTCCAGGTGGGGATCCCCAGAGTCCTGGCAGGGATCCCCAGTGTCCTGGTGGCTCTGGAAGTGCCGCTGGGCACTTCCCACCATGtcagctgtgaggagcaggaggtggtCAGCCATGGATAGCAGGTCAGGCTGCGATGCAAGTTGAGCACCGGCCTCCAGAGCACCCTGGAGGGTGTTTCTGACCCTCTGGACATCAGCCATGAGCTGATTTGCCTTCTCCTCAAATCCTTCTTtgttcctctccctctcctcttggGTGAGGTtggacagagctgctccaacCACGTCTTGGATGAGCTGCAGCTGTTCCTTGTTGACCCTTTCCATGTGGAGCAACAACGCCTTGGCCCTGAGGGCCACGTCCCTCTGCAGGAGCTCGAAGCGGATGGCCAGGCTGGCAGTAGGcagtggggagagcaggagggtgTTGGACACATCCAGCAGTGCTTCCATGAGCACCTGGATCTCCTCCCGGAGCACCAGGATTTCTCTGGCACTGTGGTCTCCAGGGCAGGATAAGTAGGACAGCCGGGCAGCCTCCTGCAACCTGAGGGAAttctcagccacagcagccaagAGGCTCCGTGGGCCAACCTTGttcctcacagctctgctcagctccctcaggaacAGGACATCCCTGCCCACGAACTGATCCATGGCATCCAGCAGGACACACATGCCAATGGCCCACCGGACACCGTGCAGCTCCAGGATGGCCTTTTCCATCCCACAGGATTCCCTGAAGGACAGTGCCCTCTCCAGGAACCCTTTGGTGTTCAGCTGAGCACGGGAAAACTTGGCTTGGAGCTGCAGAAAGCTCTCCTGGACATGAGAGGGATTGGGATTTTCCCTACTGCAGGCTGTGCTTGCAATGTCTCCTGCCACCTGCACTGCTCCCACTAAACCCAGCAGGGTCTCATCCAAAGCCTGCTTCCCTCTTGGAAAGTCACCTGACAGGATAAATCCAAGCACTTGCTGGGCTAGACCATTCCAAGAgcctgccacagctgccaggcacTCCCGAGTCTCCTGGATCCTTCCCGAGAGCCTGAGTGCCATTTGGAGAagcctgcctggagcagggagctgcccgGGGGCTGTTTCCGTGGCCAGGCTGATGACCCTTGGGGCAAGTGCCTTGATATCCCAGTGCTGttccagcacctggagctgggggGGTACAGCCACAGGCAGCGCTTCCCGTGCTGCTTCCACATAGCCATCAGAGAGCTCCAGCAGGACGGAGCAAGCAGCATGGACAGTGTCCATGTCACCGGCCTGGGAtgctcccaggagagctgcGATGACAGGGTGTGTATCCCCTTTCCATGGATCCAGGTGGAGGTTAGCTGGTGGTGAAGACGGATGACTTTGGATATCTCCTTGGAACACTGCCTGATCCGTACTGGTTTGTGTCCTGGTGTGGGatgggctgagctccagctccttttccacctTGGTGCTCCTCACTTGCTCCCGGAGCGGGCTGAGGATCTCCGGGTGGTTGGACCCATCCAGCCCGGCTTGGACACGGAGAGCAGAGTCCATCAGGGAGCTCGCTGCCTGGGAAAAAGCATCTCGGCTTTGGAGGCAGGAAAACCTTCCTGGAATGAGGGCCGtgactgctcccagctccaggatggattTGGCCAATTGCTCCACCCACACCAGCAAACCATTCCTGAAGATGGGATCCGTGGTCCTGTCCACGTGCCGGGTGGCGGCTCCCACCACCCAGCGCGCCCAGCCCATGAGGTGAGCAGCGTGCCGGGAGAATCCCTCATGATCCCAGTGTTCCAGTGCTGCTTCACACCATTCCTTTTGCTTggccagctccaggatggataACTCGAAGAATTCCCTCATGCCAATGGTCTCCtcaaagcagcacaggaggctgTTGGTGGCTCTggcccaggcacagctcagggcctggagctgctccatggTATTCCCATTTGTTTCCatgagcagggaagggaggctgGCCAGGAGGCTCCGCAGGTGCTCCACGCCCTCCCGGATTTCCCTGGCAGTTTGGGCCTTGGCACACCTGGCCAGGAGCAGATCGGCTGCTTGGAGTATCCGCTGGGCCTGAGCGAAGAAGGCAGCaatgaggggctggagctccctTAAAATtcctcctggtcctgctggacaACATCCTGAATGGGCAAGGCTAAGGGCACCTTCAACCAGCTGCCTCAGGGGTTCCTTCTCCTCGAAGAATCCATCCAGGATTTGGCACAGCGTGGCCCTGAGCGCTGCCCGGTCCAGgttttccagctcctccctcaAGCGGTGACATTCCTGCTCCAATCCGTGATCTCCCTGGCCCTCCCTCCGGCTCATGTGGCTGCAGAtgctcctcctcagctgcagcagggcccagcaACGTTCCAcaagctccagctgcagatccAGCCTGGATGACTCTGCCAGCAGCATTCCATGGAGAATGACCGCTTCCAAGTGGGAGCTGAACCTGCCCTCGGAGAGGCGCAGGGGGTCAGGGTGGGAGAGGAGAGCCTGGAGCCTGCTCACCTGCTGGGAGAAGATCCCACTCCTGTCCTGGGGCTCcgtgagcagggagaggagctccCTGATGGTCCTCTCCatcagctggaaaacagaatCTTGGGAGAGGTCAGCTTGGCTATCCCTGGAATGTGTCAGGGCTGTGTGGATGAGCGAGACGCACttgtggagcagctgcagggtctGGGCCAAGCTCTTCCCTCCAGGACAGTCTCCGAGTTCCTGGAGGTGCTTGGCCGTTAGGCGGCTCAGCAGGAGCATGGCCTCAGAAAAGGCCTGGAatgcagccagcagccctggagtgTCCCGGGCATCCCGCAGCACGCTCAGGcattccaggagccagctggcagcGCCACTGATCCTCctcatccctgcagcctcttcCAGCTGAAGGATCTAAACAGGAAACCAGGCAGAAAAGACTCTCAGGTCAggaattcccattcccgttccaTCCCTGGGGGGCGGAGGAGGTGTGGTTTGCTCCATGGATCTGCTGGACCTTCCCCCTGCTGGTGtcccctcccggtgtcccctcacCTTTGCTGTCTCCATCAGAGTCCTCCTGGCGGCCGCTGCCAGGTGCTCTCGGTGCCGAGGGCTGTCCggatgctcctggagctggaatgCTGCCAGCACCatgtccctcccagcctggagcagggattcACCCACAGGACACATCTCCGTGCTCCCTTCCTGGTCAGAATCCTCGGACAGCCTGGAATGGAAGGACTGGGCTCAGCACTATTCCCCACTCCCAATACCACCTCTCCAGGAGGATGCAGGCTCCCTGCCACCTTTTCCACCTCTTCCCAGCCCCCAAATCCATCTGGGAGACTCCCATCCACCTCACCTCCTTGCCACAGCAGCAAGTTCTTCCATAGCTTTGGCtaattttcctgccttttcccccaAAGTGGGAAAGGCCGGACAAATCCCATCTTCCCGTTGCAGGGcgaggaggaggtggcagagctCCACAGCCATGGGGCAGAGAATTCCCTGgacagctttgttttctgttgggAGCCCGAgttcacagagagaaaaaggctccatgttttcctgcctggaaaagggaaaaacccccTGGGGTTAATTTGGATCCAGTGTGGAACTGTTTCCAGTTTTCCCAGGGAGCTTGGATGGGGATGGCAGTTCCTGGCTTGGGAAACGCTCCCGGCTTTAATTTCGCCCAGCCCTGAAACCAGGTCACTcacctggaattcctgggaCACGGGAGCCGGGATTTCCTTTCCCGAGGGAGCATCACAGGGTGTTCCCGGCACTGCAGAGCCGGCATTCCCTCACAGGGAGGGACTGTGGACAGCGGAGCCGGGGGAAGCGCGAGGTCTTTCCTCCCCAGTTCCCGCGGTTCCCGGGACGCCATGCGGGACGTTCCCATGGGAGCGACGCCGGGATGCGCCGGCGTCGCCATGGAGACAGCGGGCGCGGGGCGATGGCGTCACGCCACGCGCCGGCCGCGGGGCACGCCGGGAGTTGTGGTTCGGCGGGTTCCGGTTATGGGATTCCCTCGGCCCGGGCGCGCAGGGGAGGGATCCGGCAGGAATATCCCAGTTTTCCCCGTACAGGGCTCACTCCTTCCAGGGGCGTTTTTGAACAACTTAAATGTGCGCTCATGTAACGGGGGCAGGACACAGGTGACCCTTTTCCTGATTATCCTTAGTATGGAATATTCCCAGGTGAGGTAATTCCCTGGAAACTCGGAGAGTGACATAAATAACCTTCGGGATAAGGACTGATCTGCCACAGATCCCACCTCCAGCTGGGATCCCACTCCCATTCCAGCAGCATTCCTTTGATTTAGCTCCCGAAGGAATCCCGCTCTGGGAACAGCCCGAGGGCCGCGGCTGCGCGGGTCCCACCCGCCGGGAGGAGCCGCTCATCCCCGGATCCCGCATCCCGCATCCTGcgcgcgccccgccccgcgcacGCGCCCGGCGCGCTCCCGGTGCCGCggcggcggaggaggaggaggaggaggaggaaggagagcaggaaaagcggGAGCGATGGACAGCGCCGGCAAGGAGCGGGAGGCCGTGCAGCTCATGGCGGAGGCCGAGAAGCGGGTCAAGGGCTCGCACTCCTTCCTGCGGGGGCTCTTCGGGTGAGCGGCCCCGCATCCCCCttcccacctcctgctcccccctTCCGTCTCCTGCATCTCCACCACCTTCCCCGGCTCTGGATCCACCTCTCTAGCTCTTGTCCCCCTTCCAGCCCCTTCacacccccattcccagctcctgaatcaccccctgtgcccctgtcccccctcccaTCTCCTgcatcccttccttccccatctCCTATATCCGCCCCCTTCCCTGTTTCCTGCCcccctttcccatctcctccaTCCTCTCCTTGCCGACctcttccccctttttcctaACTCCTGCCCCACAGTGTGGGTGAGAGTTTTCCTTATCCCTGCCAGAGCACAGTGGGGGGGGCACACGGCGCGCTCCCATCCCGATCCAAGCCCGGATCCCCCTGGATCAGCCCCTCCTGGCCATCCATGGCTGCAGGGATGTGACGGGCGCGCTCGGCCTCTGcggctcctgtcccctccccgcgcTCATCCCGGCCTTATCCCGGGGGGAATCATCTCCCGGCATCCCCGGGATTCGCCCTGGCACGGATGGGCTCTCCCGAAGTGCCAGGGAACCCCGGCCccccggggctgcggccggCCTTATCCCAGAAAATGGCAGAGCGTCCTTTTCCCTGGGCCTGGCTGCTCCGGGCTGGCTGTTCCTGGGGGTGTGCCTGGAAACGGGGTGGTTTGGCCACCTCACTCCTGCTTTTCTTCcgtttttttaaggaaagaacAATCCCGGAGCGATGCGCTGTGAAAGCCGGGAGGTTTTTATCCATCAGCCCGGAAAAATCGGCTGCGGCCGCCCTAAAATCCACAagttttaaatagaaatttCTCTCTGGCCTGTAGCAGATTAATCAGTCAGGGCCTGCTCCAGGAGCGTAATCCGGGCGGCAAATTCCTGAAAATCCTTGAAGGGAACAGGCAGAGATTTTGAgagaagaatttttaattttcagggCTAAAAACagatggagggaaaaaaagaggaaggagaggtggggggtgggggtgacTCGGCTCTTGGCACCTTCCCTGCAAACGGGATGTCCAGGTCTCCCAAATGCCTTCTTCCCACTTGGGCTCTTCCTGGAATTGCTCCATCACCCTGCACAAGAGCTGTTATTcctttatttctaattttctgGGATTAAAAGGCTGGGACCTGCCCTGTTCCAGAGGCCTCTCTGAGTGTAGCATTCCTCGGTGCCACCTCCATTGGCTTTGGCTTGTGCCAGAGGTGCCTTCCAAGGGCAAGGAGGGATCCAAAAATCCCTCCTGTGCTTCCAAACCGACTGTGCTCAGCTGCCAGAGGGAGAGAGCGAGGGGAGAAAAGTGCCAgaattcccaggggatggaaaagaaaatggaataatCCCTGAACAGcagtgtggatgtggcacttggggacatggattttgggggaatgttgggattttccaaccttaaggattctgggattccttttttttctgtgggagcagagcttgatcccacctggctcctgtcagggagttatGGAGAGCAAGGAGATCCCCCCAGAGCCTCTTTTCCCCCAGGGTTTCCATGAAAAATCTACATTTCCTTACCAAAAATGTGACCTTTGGCATCTCGGAATTCCGGGAGAGCCCCCAAATCCAGCATTCCCCTTTCAGTGTTCTCACATGGGGAGTGGAGAGGCCAagattcccaattcccaatcccagttttTGCTCTGGAGccatcccctccccacctgGCCTCAGGaacattcctgctgctttccagggGCAACACCCGTGTGGAGGAGGCCTGTGAGATGTACACCAGGGCTGCCAACATGTTCAAGATTGCCAAAAACTGGAGTGGTGAGTCCAAATCCTGGGATCTGGTGGGGCGTGGGTGATCCCAGAGCGCCCCAACGTCTTCCTGTGAATTATTCCATGGGGAATGGTCTCTGTGTCCGTGCAATTCCTGTTTAAATACGGGGAGAGTGGACAAAGGGAGTGAGCTGAAGGGTCTTGGAGGAATTTTAAGATGCCAGCTGGTGATGCTTCTTGGGAAGCCCTCATCCCTGAATCTCCCCAGGTCCTGGAAGCAGCACATTCCCTCTCACTCACGGGATTCACGGGATGGGTATTCCCTCTTTTCCAGCGGCAGGAAATGCCTTCTGCCAGGCAGCCAAGCTGCACATGCAGCTCCAGAGCAAGCACGACTCAGCCACCAGCTTTGTGGATGCTGGGAATGCCTACAAGAAAGCAGATCCGCAAGGTAAGGCAGCGGAACCCGGCAGCGGAACGTGGGATTGCTCCCAGCCAAAGGCTCACTGCTGGCAGAGCctcattcctgcttttccaggaggTGCTTTGGGATGATGCGGGAGGTCAGCGCTATCCTGGTGTCTCCTCTTGGtgtttggtgggatttgggatgctgcagggtATTGGGACTTTTGGCAGCGTCCATCCTGGTTTGGCTTGGCTTTAGGGAATGGCTTCCTGAGGAATGGCTTCAGGCAGTCACTGGGCTGGATTGTAGGAGGAGCCCTACTGTGTTCCCGAGGCTTTCCCCAGTCCTGGCCTTTGTTGGGATGAGAATAAAGGATCTGGGATTCTTTCAACCAGGCTGTGATTTTTGGGAAGGTCTCCAATCCACTTTTCCCTAGCTAGATCTGGAAGCAAACTCCCCACCTCCCACCAGCATTATCCCAGGAGACTCGGGAACAAACTCAGGGTGGATAACACCCTTTTGGAGTGGTGAAACTCCCAAATTCTCTGGAAAACAGCAGCGTTTTGAAGTTGATCCCTTGGAGTTTGCTCCACTGGGGGATGCAGACAGCAAACTCGGGATTGGGTCATCCTGGTGTTTGTTCCCTTTGGGAattgctgggggtgctggggctgaggtCATTCCAGAGGTTGCTCTGTAGGCAGATATTCCCTGGAGCAGGTGCcgggtgggatttgggagtgGGACGTGGCTGACGCTGTTGTCTCTCACACACGCTGCAGAGGCCATCAACTGCTTAAACGCAGCCATCGATATCTACACGGACATGGTAAGGCCCCGCTCCCGGGAACGCCGCGCGGCTTCCCGGGAACGCCGCGCCTCATCCCGCTCCCCTCCCGTCCCCAGGGCCGCTTCACCATCGCTGCCAAGCACCACATCACCATCGCTGAGATCTACGAGGCCGAGCTGGTGGACATCGAGAAGGTGAGGGGGCGTTGGTGACATCATCAGTGGCATCACTGGCACGGCTTTCCCAGAAAACCTGTGGTTGCcacatccctgggagtgtccagggccaagctctggagcagcctgggatggtaGGAGTTGTTCCCCCCAGTGGAAGGGGATCACCGTTGAgatctcttccagcccaaaccgTTCTGGGATTTCCTTGCCCTGAGCTCAAGAATTCCCTTCTCCCATCCAGCACCGGAATTCCTGGTGTAGGTGCAATCCAGCCCTGAGTTGGAGTTAgtgcttttcccagcctggaggcTTTCGTGGAGCAATCCCGAGTCTctggtgtgtccctgtgccagcagcactggctgaaCTCCGGTGAGAATCCACCTCGATGTTTCCCGCTGGAAAAGCTCTTTGGGAGTGTCATGGAGCCATTTTAGTCACTTAGTTCCCACTTCAGCACTGATTCCCTTGTTCCCACTTCCAGACTCTCTGAGCAGGAATCCCACTGCAGATCTGCTGGAATTTTGCAGGTTAAAACTGGATGGGATTTAGGGGTTATTTTCCAGGCAAGGATTTCACTCCTTGGCTCCGCTCCATGGGAtcccatctctctccctgaaTGTTGGTGCTGTTCCCTGGGGTGCTTTATCCCGGGATGACTGATCCCACATTTCTGTCCCCAGGCCATCGCACACTACGAGCAGGCTGCGGATTACTACAAGGGAGAGGAATCCAACAGGCAAGTCCTTGGGATcagtgggaagggctggaacaGGGATCCATCCTGGACACTCCCACAACCAGCACACTTCTAATTTGGGCTGTTCCAAGACAACTCCTCTAAATCCCAGCTGTGGGTTCCCACTTTTCTCTCTGGGAAGGGATGCTGGGGCGTGGGCTGGTGAATTCC
Coding sequences within it:
- the NAPB gene encoding beta-soluble NSF attachment protein isoform X1 — translated: MDSAGKEREAVQLMAEAEKRVKGSHSFLRGLFGGNTRVEEACEMYTRAANMFKIAKNWSAAGNAFCQAAKLHMQLQSKHDSATSFVDAGNAYKKADPQEAINCLNAAIDIYTDMGRFTIAAKHHITIAEIYEAELVDIEKAIAHYEQAADYYKGEESNSSANKCLLKVAAYAAQLEQYQKAIEIYEQVGTNTMDNPLLKYSAKEYFFKAALCHFIVDELNAKLALEKYEEMFPAFTDSRECKLLKKLLEAHEEQNSEAYTEAVKEFDSISRLDQWLTTMLLRIKKTIQGEGDGDLK
- the LOC132324470 gene encoding uncharacterized protein LOC132324470, with product MATPAHPGVAPMGTSRMASREPRELGRKDLALPPAPLSTVPPCEGMPALQCREHPVMLPRERKSRLPCPRNSRQENMEPFSLCELGLPTENKAVQGILCPMAVELCHLLLALQREDGICPAFPTLGEKAGKLAKAMEELAAVARRLSEDSDQEGSTEMCPVGESLLQAGRDMVLAAFQLQEHPDSPRHREHLAAAARRTLMETAKILQLEEAAGMRRISGAASWLLECLSVLRDARDTPGLLAAFQAFSEAMLLLSRLTAKHLQELGDCPGGKSLAQTLQLLHKCVSLIHTALTHSRDSQADLSQDSVFQLMERTIRELLSLLTEPQDRSGIFSQQVSRLQALLSHPDPLRLSEGRFSSHLEAVILHGMLLAESSRLDLQLELVERCWALLQLRRSICSHMSRREGQGDHGLEQECHRLREELENLDRAALRATLCQILDGFFEEKEPLRQLVEGALSLAHSGCCPAGPGGILRELQPLIAAFFAQAQRILQAADLLLARCAKAQTAREIREGVEHLRSLLASLPSLLMETNGNTMEQLQALSCAWARATNSLLCCFEETIGMREFFELSILELAKQKEWCEAALEHWDHEGFSRHAAHLMGWARWVVGAATRHVDRTTDPIFRNGLLVWVEQLAKSILELGAVTALIPGRFSCLQSRDAFSQAASSLMDSALRVQAGLDGSNHPEILSPLREQVRSTKVEKELELSPSHTRTQTSTDQAVFQGDIQSHPSSPPANLHLDPWKGDTHPVIAALLGASQAGDMDTVHAACSVLLELSDGYVEAAREALPVAVPPQLQVLEQHWDIKALAPRVISLATETAPGQLPAPGRLLQMALRLSGRIQETRECLAAVAGSWNGLAQQVLGFILSGDFPRGKQALDETLLGLVGAVQVAGDIASTACSRENPNPSHVQESFLQLQAKFSRAQLNTKGFLERALSFRESCGMEKAILELHGVRWAIGMCVLLDAMDQFVGRDVLFLRELSRAVRNKVGPRSLLAAVAENSLRLQEAARLSYLSCPGDHSAREILVLREEIQVLMEALLDVSNTLLLSPLPTASLAIRFELLQRDVALRAKALLLHMERVNKEQLQLIQDVVGAALSNLTQEERERNKEGFEEKANQLMADVQRVRNTLQGALEAGAQLASQPDLLSMADHLLLLTADMVGSAQRHFQSHQDTGDPCQDSGDPHLEGMVWYWSAKAHYLVTQLWVIHGTNRDILQCLTECLQRERSPGSPSSTAGLSPAPEPTEAAGIHPCRSRGASGAVREVRELKHPGGGEHSAWLRPHIPGLESAPLLPRQHQDGPSSISPAKQERGNCDKWQGGPSKVSQVTQDMATRRLHMAQFLRRKGPIASKEQFVACARQMVSDGQVVVKFGNILAKHCLDQRCSMELLRATEHTQSISSQLGIVARVKAVTGESRASSELLLSNVQNLIQAVQHVLRAAEAACVKGLGQPPADPEEEEVAAFCQQWRKNLTQHRAKEALSSDRDELGLRKTQGAKAEPTLMSLMQEQPPQSRNIPKHPNPRKGHTVMDRHL